The Pelorhabdus rhamnosifermentans genome includes the window TTAAATGCATTGCTCTATGACCTTTTCTCCTGTATCATCTATTAGATGAGACCAATATTATAGAAATAGGAGTTACGATGATATGAGTATTTTAATTGTTGAAAATGTTACGCATGGCTTTGGCGCTCGGAAAATTTTAGAAGATGCCTCTTTTCGCTTGTTAAAAGGCGAACATGTTGGCCTCGTCGGTGCCAATGGTGAAGGAAAATCCACTTTCTTGAATATTGTTACAGGGCAGTTAACGCCTGACGAAGGAAAAGTAGAATGGTCCCGTAGGGTGACGGTGGGTTACCTTGATCAGCATACAGCCCTCACACCAGGAAAGACCATTCGCGACGTCTTGCGCGAAGCATTTCAAAGTATGTTTGACCTTGAAACAGAAATGCTTGCTCTTTACGATAAAATGGGCGATACCTCGCCAGAGGAACTGGAAAAAATGATGGAAGACGTCGGCGAGATTCAGAGTATTTTAGAACAAAATGGTTTTTACATTCTTGATACGAAAATTGAAGAAGTTGCTGGCGGACTGGGTTTAAGAGAAATCGGACTTGATAAAGATGTCAGTGACCTAAGCGGCGGACAACGCACGAAAGTTCTCCTAACAAAACTTTTATTGCAAAATCCCAGTATTCTTATATTGGACGAGCCGACAAATTATCTTGATGTCGAACACATTACCTGGCTCAAGCGTTATCTGCAAAATTATGAAAATAGCTTTATTCTTGTGTCTCATGACATTTCTTTCCTAAATGAAGTAGTCAATGTCATCTATCATGTTGAAAATACCGTTTTAACCCGTTATACCGGCAATTATGAACAATTTCAAGCCCTTCATGCCGTAAGAAAAGTTCAGGAACAAAAGGCTTACGAACGCCAACAACAAGAAGTGGACAAACTCGAAGACTTCATTTCCCGTAATAAAGCTCGCATTTCTACGACAGGCCGCGCAAAAAGTCGCCAGAAACAATTAGATAAAATGGAACTTATTGAAAAACCCCGTGAAAAACTAAAACCAACCTTTGGTTTTAGAGAGGCCCGCACACCCTCACGCATCATTATCGAAGCAACCAACCTTGTGCTAGGTTATAAAACACCGCTCACTAAACCTGTCAACATTCGCCTGGAGCGCGGTCAAAAAATAGCCATTCGCGGTGTCAATGGTCTGGGTAAAAGTACGCTACTCAAAACTCTGCTTGGCAACATTCCCGCTTTTTCCGGTAACATTGAACAAGGAGATTTTCTGTTCCCAGGTTATTTCGAACAGGAATCAAGTCGCGATAACCATAACACAGCCATTGAAGAAATTTGGCAGGAGTTCCCAGGATTGACGAATTACGAAGTACGCTCCGCCCTCGCCCGCTGCGGCCTGACAAATGAGCATATTTCCAGTCAGATGATGGTGTTAAGCGGGGGTGAAAGTGCCAAAGTACGTTTATGTAAACTCATGCTAAAAGAATTCAATTGGCTTGTACTTGACGAACCAACAAATCATCTTGATGTAGATGCCAAAGATGAACTAAAAAAAGCTCTCATAGATTTTAAAGGAACTATTTTGCTTGTTTCTCATGAACCAGAATTTTATGAAGACTGGGTAACCGATATTTGGAATGTCGAAAACTGGACTACAAAAATTGTATAAATACAAAACGAATTAAATTAAAAAAGCCGCGCCTGAAGGCGCGGCTCAATTATTTTTATGATTTTTTATTATCTTTTTCTGCAAGATATTCATCATAAGTCATGCGACGGTCAAACAAGCCGTCAGACGTAACTTCAATAATACGGTTGGCAATTGTTTCAACAAATTGATGGTCGTGGGAAGCAAATAACACCGTACCCTTGCAGTTAATCAGCCCGTTATTTAAGGCCGTAATGGATTCCAAATCCAGATGATTCGTTGGCTCATCCAAGAGTAACACATTAGCACCGCTCAACATCATCTTGGCAAACATACAGCGTACCTTTTCACCGCCTGATAAAACATTGGCCGATTTTTGGGTTTCTTCACCAGAAAAGAGCATACGTCCGAGAAAACCGCGAATAAAAGTTTCATCAGGATCACGTGAAAACTTACGTAACCAATCTACAAGATTTTCATCCGATTCAAAGTAGGCTGAGTTTTCTTTAGGAAAATAGGCTTGCGATGTCGTAACACCCCACTTAAATTCGCCTGAATCTGGTTCAAGTTCGCCCATAAGTACTTTGAAAAGGGCTGTTTTCGCCTGTTCATCAGGACCAACGAAAGCAATCTTGTCACCTTTTGTAACCATAAAACTGACATCCGTAAAAACAGGAAGTCCGTCAATCGTGAGGCTCAAATTCTCTACATTGAGCAATTGATCGCCCGCTTCGCGATCCGCCTTAAAATCAATGTAAGGATACTTACGCGTAGAAGGTTTAATATCGTCGAGCGTAATTTTTTCAAGCTGCTTTTTGCGTGATGTCGCCTGCTTAGCTTTCGATGCATTGGAACTAAACCGTTGAATAAAAGTTTGCAAATCTTTCATTTTATCTTCTTTTTTCTTATTGGCCTCTTTAGCTAATTTAAGTGCCAATTCACTGGATTCCTGCCAAAAGTCGTAATTGCCGACATAAAGAGTAATGTTATTAAAATCAACATCAGCAATATGCGTACACACTTGATTTAAAAAATGTCTATCATGGGAAACAACAATGACAGTATTCTTAAAATCAGCTAAAAAGTTCTCCAGCCAGTTAATAGATGCAATATCCAAATGATTTGTCGGCTCATCAAGTAAAAGGATATCCGGATTACCAAACAAAGCTTGTGCCAGCAGAACACGGACTTTTTCCTGTCCTGTAAGGTCAGCCATTTGTTTATTATGCAACTCTTCACTAATACCAAGACCATTTAGCAGCTGAGCCGCTTCTGTCTCAGCTTCCCAGCCGTTCATTTCAGCAAATTCGCCTTCTAGCTCGGCTACAAGCAAACCATCCGCATCAGAAAAATCCGGTTTAGCATATAAGGCATCTTTTTGTTCCATAATTTCATATAAACGGGCATGCCCCATAATGACGGTCTTGAGCACTTCGTATTCATCAAATTCGAAGTGATCTTGCTTAAGAACAGCCATCCGCTCACCTGGCGTGATGCATACTTCACCAGAAGTGGATTCAACCTCACCAGAGAGAATCTTAAGGAACGTTGATTTTCCAGCACCATTGGCACCAATTAACCCATAACAATTTCCTGGTGTAAATTTAATGTTGACATCTTCAAATAGAACGCGCTTGCCAAATCGCAAGGACAGGTTGTTTGTGCTAATCATACAATCTACCATCTTTCATACATATATTCATTTTACAGTAATATCTAACTATATCATATAACCAGAGCAAAGTCGAACAAAAGAAAAAGGAGTGGACATTTTCCACTCAATTTTTATCTGGCCGCCAGGCCATCATGACAATCATCACAAGAATGGATAAAACAATGCCTGTCGATTGGGCATTTAAAATTCCCCAACCCTTGCCAGCATTAAAAAATTGTAAAACACCTGTTAAAACAATCCCTGATAAAGCCGATGCAAAAGCAGCCGTTGTAGAAGGTCGCTTGGAAAATAAGCCAAACAATAGTGGCGCCGTGAGTGAGACAGACATGAGAGAGTAAAAAATAGATAGTGCTGTGATAATATCAGGAAGTAACAAGGCTAACAGTGCACCAATCAGTCCTGCCGCCGCTGTAACAACGCGACTGAGGGACAACAGACGTTTATCAGAGATCGCCGGATTAATAAAGGTTTTATAAATATCTTGTGTAAACGACGTCGTAATCATATAGAGTACAGCATCTGCAGCACTGACTTCGGCTGAAAAAATTGCCGCAAGCGCCACAGCAGACGCCCAAAAAGGCATACATTCCTTCATAATCATGGGCAGCGCCAATTCTCGTTCTGTAAGACCTGGAAAAGCGGCGAAGCCAATCATACCAAGCAGCGTCGGTACAATAGCAAAAAGCAACATCACTGTAGCACACAAAGCTGTTGCCAATCGAACAGTTTTCACGTCACGCGCGCCATAGACCTTACCTATCAGGGCGGGTGAAATAAAAAATGAGGGCGTTAACATTAATAAATAGCCGAGAATCATCGCAAATCCCATACCATCAAAGCGAAAATACGCCTCAGTCTGAGCGATATTCCCCAGATTCTGTGCCACTAGGGTATGCAGTCCATCCCATCCGCCGACAAAAGAAAAGGCAAAAGGCACGGCAAGAAAAAAGCCGCAAAACTTCACAACGATTTCAATAATATTTACATAAGCCGCAGAAAGTAAGCCGCCTACACCAAAATAGAGTACAACAACAATGGCGCCAATAAGGACGCCAACAAACTTTGTTGTACCTGCAACAGCCGTCATAATCCAAGCAATGCCCATTAATTGACCGGCAAAAATGGCAATCGTCCCTACTGCCATCAAAACAGAAATAAGACCTCGAAAATATTTATGATAGCGATAATCCAGATAATCGCCTAAAGTATATAAGTTATGTTCTTTGGCAATGCGCCAAATGGCTGGAGCTACAAAAAAGGCTAAAATATACGTACCAATTGCTGAAGCGACAATCCACCACACTGCTGAAATACCAAATTTATAACCCAGTCCAGCATTTCCCACAGTTGAACCTGCGCCAATATTCGGCGCAATGAGGGTCGTAAAAAGCAAAGCAGGTCCAAGCTTGCGACCTGCCACAAAAAAATCAGCCACGCCTTTTACGTATTTTCGAATAAAGAAACCAATCATAATTAAAAACAGGGCGTAAAGAAGGATAACCCAGACATAGCCATTCATTTTCTAACCTCCTTTTCGCCCTAGTACCTTACAAGCAAAGAACCCCACACAAGACCACCGCCAAAAGAGGTCATCAATACGAGATCACCGCGCTGAATTCTCCCCGCTTTGACAGCCGTATCCAGAGCGATAGGAATGGTTGCTGAAGAATTATTGGCAAACTCTTTCACAGTAACAATCAGTTTTTCATCAGGCACTTTCAGGTTCCGCGCCACAGCGTCAATAATCCGTTTATTCGCCTGATGGGGTACAACCCACTTGATTTGCTCGGCATTATATCCCGTCTGCTCAAGAAGTTTGCGTACACTATCTGTCATAGCGTGAACAGCCAATTTAAAGATCTTATTGCCATTCATAACAATTTTCGGTTTATTTTCCGGTTTTGTTGTATCAGGATAACGACTGCCACCGCCAGGAACATAAAGGAGGTCAAAATGTTCACCATTAGCTCCAATATCGGAACCAATAATCCCGTGAATGTCGTCATTTAACTGCTCTTGTGCTGATAATACAGCAGCACCCGCTCCATCAGAAAAAATAATACAAGTGGTCCGATCGGTATAATCCGTAATGCGAGAAAGCGTTTCGGCTCCAACGACAAGAACATGCTGATGCTTGCCAGCCTTAATATACTGCTCTGCAATTTGTGCGGCTGTAATAAAGCCTACACAGGTTGCACTGACATCAAAAGCTCCGGCTTTGGTACAGCCCAAACGCTGCTGCAATAAGCAGGCCACAGAAGGAAAGGGAAAATCACCGCTCACTGTTGCCACGATGATAAGGTCAATTTCTTCCGGTGTAACGCCTGCACTAGCAAGAGCCTGCTGCGCCGCCAAATAAGCCAAGTCAGATGTGGCCTGTTCTTCTGCTGCCATGGGCCGCTCTGCAATACCTGTTCGCTCTAAAATCCATTCATCCGTCGTCTCCACGAGTTTTTCCAAATCAGCATTTGTTAACCTTTTTTCTGGAAGATAGCTTCCTGTTCCTTGAATCACAGCTTGAATCATACCATTCTCCTTTGTACTCATAGTATGTTTTACTAATTTTCCATTAAACAAGTTTCCTAGACAAACAATAAATGACAAGATAAGCCTTACTTTAGGCAGGTAGCAAGGTAAAAAAAACAACTTCTGCTGGGCAACCTAGTCGAAAAGGCAACCACTGACCAGCGCCTGTGCTGACATAACCATAACAGCCCTGTTCCTGATACATGCCGCGCATATATTTATACTGAACGGGAAGTAAAGAATGTCCAAACAAAGCAACCTGCCCGCCATGAGTATGACCTGATAAGGTCAGCGGGATACGCGCCTGAAAAGCTTCAGTAAGAAAATCGGGATGATGGGCAAGCAAAATGCTAAAAGCCTCTTTAGGCACATTTTCTCTCGCGCGGGCTAAAGCAGCCTGAATGACTTGCTGCTGTTCTCCTTTATTTTTACTCCAAGGATAATCCACGCCAAGTAAATAGACGGGCCGCTTCCCTGAAAAAAGCAGTTGACTGCTATTATCAAGGAGTGTCACTGCACTATCTTTAAAAGCTGCTGCAATGCGTGGCTTATTACGAAAATATTCATGATTCCCCCAACAAAAGTAAATACCATAGGGAATAAATTCGCTCAAAGCCTCCAGTTTGATCATCATTTTTTCAAGATAGCCTAGATCATCAATAAGATCCCCTGTAATGACTAATAGCTGTGGTTTTTCTTGACGAACAAGCCCAAAGGCTTCATCAAGCTTATCCAGCATGAAAAACGGCCCCAGATGGGCGTCACTAATTTGGGCAATCTTAAAATGGTGAAGCGACTCAGGCAAGTTAGGAAAAGGCACATTATAACGAGCCAAGGTAAGTTCCTGACTTTCCTGATAAACCCCTTCAGCACTCAATCCAAAAGCAACAACAGGCAAGGCTCCTGCCGTTATTTTAAAAAAATTTCGACGTGATAAACCTGTCTTAGCCTCACTGCTCGGGGACGAAAGAAGTCGCTGGCACTTTCCAATTAGAAATGACATTAAAAACGACAGGATAAGTAGTAGCAGCAAAAAGATTTGTCCAATCGCCCAGACATAGGATAGATTAACAAAAAAGTGAAAAGTTTCTGACCACTCACTACCGACTGACCGAAACAGCCGACTATATAACAACAGCCCCGTACTACTCAGCGAGAAAAGCCAAAAAACAAAACGGAACATGCCAAAATGCTCGGGAAAATGACGACGACAAAGAATATCATTCACCCAAGTCACACCGAGTGGTAACAACAAGAGAAGAATAAAGAAAAACGTCGGCGCACTATGAACAACATCGCTTGCCATTATTTAAGCTTTCTGCAGCTTGGCCCACGTATCGCGCAGCGACACAATGCGATTAAATACAAGCTTACCTGGCTTAGAATCTACCGTATCCACACAAAAATATCCTTGACGCAAAAATTGATAACGGCTGCCCAGTTCGGCATTCGCTAGACTCGGCTCCACAATGCAGTTCGTAAGACATTCCAGTGAATGAGGATTGAGCCCAGCCTTAAAGTCGTCCTCATCGGCAGCATTTTCGTCATTCAACAAATAATCATATAAGCGAACTTCCGCTGCTACTGCCCCTGCGTCTGCAACCCAGTGAAGTGTGCCTTTTACTTTGCGACCTGCTGTCGCCCCACCGCTTTTGCTATCCGGGTCATAAGTACAATGAAGTTCGACAATTTCACCTGTTGCTTCGTCTTTAATAACCTCTACACATTGAATAATATAGGCATATTTTAAACGTACTTCCCTGCCTGGTGCTAAACGGAAGAATTTTTTTGGCGGCTCTTCCCGAAAATCTTCTTGATCAATATAAATGACTTTAGCAAATGGAATAGTCCGTGTCCCCATCTCAGGATTTTCCGGATTATTTTCCGCGGCAAGCTGTTCAATCTGACCTTCCGGATAATTGTCAATCACTACCTTGAGCGGTCTAAGCACAGCCATGGCCCGTGCCGCCTTGCTGTTCAAATCTTCGCGAACGCAATGTTCCAACATGCCCACATCTACTAAGCTATTGCTTTTGGCAACTCCAATGCGTTCACAAAAATCGCGAATGGATTCAGGTGTATAACCACGCCTTCTGAGACCGGAAATAGTAGGCATGCGGGGATCATCCCAACCGCTTACAAGATTTTCTTCCACAAGTTGCCGCAATTTGCGCTTGCTCATGACGGTATGCGTCAGATTTAGTCTGGCAAATTCAATCTGTCTGGGGCGGCACTCCGTGGCAAGCGTCTCAATAAGCCAGTCGTAAAGCGGACGGTGATCTTCAAATTCCAGCGTACAAATGGAATGCGTAATCCCTTCAAAAGCATCAGAGAGGGGATGAGCAAAATCGTACATTGGATAAATACACCATTTATCTCCTGTACGATGATGATGGGCATGCAAAATCCGATAAATGGCGGGATCGCGCAAATTCAGATTTGATGACGACATATCAATCTTAGCCCTAAGTACACGTGAACCATCAGCAAACTCTCCGGCCTTCATACGTGCAAAAAGATCAAGATTTTCCTCAATACTGCGATTACGATAGGGACTATCCTTACCAGGCTCCGTTAAAGTCCCGCGATACTGACGCATTTCATCGGCTGATAAATCACAGACGTAGGCTTTGCCCTTTTTAATCAGCGTTACTGCACAATCAAATAATTTATCAAAGTAATTGGAAGCATAAAATTTGCGATCGTCCCAATCAAATCCAAGCCAATGAACATCCTCCTGAATGGAATCAACATATTCCACATCTTCCTTACTTGGATTAGTATCATCAAAACGCAGATTACACAAACCCTGATTGTCCCGTGCCAAACCAAAATTTAGACAAATTGATTTCGCATGACCAATATGTAAATAGCCGTTCGGTTCAGGCGGAAACCGCGTATGAACAGAACTTGCATTTCCATTATTTTTTAAATCGTCCGTAATAATACTTTGGATGAAATTGGTTGATAAAGCAGGATTGTTTGTCATAATACACATTGCCCCTTATAAATATTTCACTTATTATTGCTTAATATTGTTTAAAAGAATCATAAATTGCCTTATATTCGGGTGTCGGCGGAATGACTGTATAGATATAAAGATGAACACCATTGGGATCATCGACCACAAAGCTTCTTTCTCCCCATGGCTTATCTTGTATCTTTTGATAAATGGGAAGTCCCTCCTTTTCCAAACGCTCACATTCAGCATCCACGTCTTCCACTTCAAAAGACAGAACAAGACCCTGACCATTAAAATACATGCCTTCTTCGCGTTCCGGCAAAGTAAAGCTAATGCCAACGGATGGCAACTTAGCCGCCACTAATTCAATATACCAATCACTTTCATAAACTAACTTAAAGTCAAAGTGCTTAATATAAAATTCCTTCGACTCTTGCAACTTATCCGTACTGATCGTCGTATCTACACGCTTCAATTTCATTTGTAACCCTCCTAAAAACAATGGTTCCGTTTCATGTTTCATTTTTTCCATACAATTTTATTCTGTAGAAACAATCCTTTTCCCTGCCTGCGAAGTGGATAAATGCCAATTTATAGGCAGGAAAAAAGATTCCTATCTAGTATTGTAATAACAAG containing:
- a CDS encoding VOC family protein, whose translation is MKLKRVDTTISTDKLQESKEFYIKHFDFKLVYESDWYIELVAAKLPSVGISFTLPEREEGMYFNGQGLVLSFEVEDVDAECERLEKEGLPIYQKIQDKPWGERSFVVDDPNGVHLYIYTVIPPTPEYKAIYDSFKQY
- a CDS encoding ABC-F family ATP-binding cassette domain-containing protein, with translation MSILIVENVTHGFGARKILEDASFRLLKGEHVGLVGANGEGKSTFLNIVTGQLTPDEGKVEWSRRVTVGYLDQHTALTPGKTIRDVLREAFQSMFDLETEMLALYDKMGDTSPEELEKMMEDVGEIQSILEQNGFYILDTKIEEVAGGLGLREIGLDKDVSDLSGGQRTKVLLTKLLLQNPSILILDEPTNYLDVEHITWLKRYLQNYENSFILVSHDISFLNEVVNVIYHVENTVLTRYTGNYEQFQALHAVRKVQEQKAYERQQQEVDKLEDFISRNKARISTTGRAKSRQKQLDKMELIEKPREKLKPTFGFREARTPSRIIIEATNLVLGYKTPLTKPVNIRLERGQKIAIRGVNGLGKSTLLKTLLGNIPAFSGNIEQGDFLFPGYFEQESSRDNHNTAIEEIWQEFPGLTNYEVRSALARCGLTNEHISSQMMVLSGGESAKVRLCKLMLKEFNWLVLDEPTNHLDVDAKDELKKALIDFKGTILLVSHEPEFYEDWVTDIWNVENWTTKIV
- a CDS encoding beta-ketoacyl-ACP synthase III translates to MIQAVIQGTGSYLPEKRLTNADLEKLVETTDEWILERTGIAERPMAAEEQATSDLAYLAAQQALASAGVTPEEIDLIIVATVSGDFPFPSVACLLQQRLGCTKAGAFDVSATCVGFITAAQIAEQYIKAGKHQHVLVVGAETLSRITDYTDRTTCIIFSDGAGAAVLSAQEQLNDDIHGIIGSDIGANGEHFDLLYVPGGGSRYPDTTKPENKPKIVMNGNKIFKLAVHAMTDSVRKLLEQTGYNAEQIKWVVPHQANKRIIDAVARNLKVPDEKLIVTVKEFANNSSATIPIALDTAVKAGRIQRGDLVLMTSFGGGLVWGSLLVRY
- a CDS encoding metallophosphoesterase, giving the protein MASDVVHSAPTFFFILLLLLPLGVTWVNDILCRRHFPEHFGMFRFVFWLFSLSSTGLLLYSRLFRSVGSEWSETFHFFVNLSYVWAIGQIFLLLLLILSFLMSFLIGKCQRLLSSPSSEAKTGLSRRNFFKITAGALPVVAFGLSAEGVYQESQELTLARYNVPFPNLPESLHHFKIAQISDAHLGPFFMLDKLDEAFGLVRQEKPQLLVITGDLIDDLGYLEKMMIKLEALSEFIPYGIYFCWGNHEYFRNKPRIAAAFKDSAVTLLDNSSQLLFSGKRPVYLLGVDYPWSKNKGEQQQVIQAALARARENVPKEAFSILLAHHPDFLTEAFQARIPLTLSGHTHGGQVALFGHSLLPVQYKYMRGMYQEQGCYGYVSTGAGQWLPFRLGCPAEVVFFTLLPA
- a CDS encoding ABC-F family ATP-binding cassette domain-containing protein, translated to MISTNNLSLRFGKRVLFEDVNIKFTPGNCYGLIGANGAGKSTFLKILSGEVESTSGEVCITPGERMAVLKQDHFEFDEYEVLKTVIMGHARLYEIMEQKDALYAKPDFSDADGLLVAELEGEFAEMNGWEAETEAAQLLNGLGISEELHNKQMADLTGQEKVRVLLAQALFGNPDILLLDEPTNHLDIASINWLENFLADFKNTVIVVSHDRHFLNQVCTHIADVDFNNITLYVGNYDFWQESSELALKLAKEANKKKEDKMKDLQTFIQRFSSNASKAKQATSRKKQLEKITLDDIKPSTRKYPYIDFKADREAGDQLLNVENLSLTIDGLPVFTDVSFMVTKGDKIAFVGPDEQAKTALFKVLMGELEPDSGEFKWGVTTSQAYFPKENSAYFESDENLVDWLRKFSRDPDETFIRGFLGRMLFSGEETQKSANVLSGGEKVRCMFAKMMLSGANVLLLDEPTNHLDLESITALNNGLINCKGTVLFASHDHQFVETIANRIIEVTSDGLFDRRMTYDEYLAEKDNKKS
- a CDS encoding sodium:solute symporter family protein, which codes for MNGYVWVILLYALFLIMIGFFIRKYVKGVADFFVAGRKLGPALLFTTLIAPNIGAGSTVGNAGLGYKFGISAVWWIVASAIGTYILAFFVAPAIWRIAKEHNLYTLGDYLDYRYHKYFRGLISVLMAVGTIAIFAGQLMGIAWIMTAVAGTTKFVGVLIGAIVVVLYFGVGGLLSAAYVNIIEIVVKFCGFFLAVPFAFSFVGGWDGLHTLVAQNLGNIAQTEAYFRFDGMGFAMILGYLLMLTPSFFISPALIGKVYGARDVKTVRLATALCATVMLLFAIVPTLLGMIGFAAFPGLTERELALPMIMKECMPFWASAVALAAIFSAEVSAADAVLYMITTSFTQDIYKTFINPAISDKRLLSLSRVVTAAAGLIGALLALLLPDIITALSIFYSLMSVSLTAPLLFGLFSKRPSTTAAFASALSGIVLTGVLQFFNAGKGWGILNAQSTGIVLSILVMIVMMAWRPDKN
- a CDS encoding glutamine--tRNA ligase/YqeY domain fusion protein; protein product: MTNNPALSTNFIQSIITDDLKNNGNASSVHTRFPPEPNGYLHIGHAKSICLNFGLARDNQGLCNLRFDDTNPSKEDVEYVDSIQEDVHWLGFDWDDRKFYASNYFDKLFDCAVTLIKKGKAYVCDLSADEMRQYRGTLTEPGKDSPYRNRSIEENLDLFARMKAGEFADGSRVLRAKIDMSSSNLNLRDPAIYRILHAHHHRTGDKWCIYPMYDFAHPLSDAFEGITHSICTLEFEDHRPLYDWLIETLATECRPRQIEFARLNLTHTVMSKRKLRQLVEENLVSGWDDPRMPTISGLRRRGYTPESIRDFCERIGVAKSNSLVDVGMLEHCVREDLNSKAARAMAVLRPLKVVIDNYPEGQIEQLAAENNPENPEMGTRTIPFAKVIYIDQEDFREEPPKKFFRLAPGREVRLKYAYIIQCVEVIKDEATGEIVELHCTYDPDSKSGGATAGRKVKGTLHWVADAGAVAAEVRLYDYLLNDENAADEDDFKAGLNPHSLECLTNCIVEPSLANAELGSRYQFLRQGYFCVDTVDSKPGKLVFNRIVSLRDTWAKLQKA